ccgatactgttgctgaagctccctctctctcatcttcgctagtacccactcccgatactcctcgtacagatcctcctgaggtaagcattgagtctgatgttaatactaacaatatttgtgataatacttgtgtctcgattgaaactgacagatacgtactcccaccaagaagtactcgtggtgttccaccagatagattttcaccagaggttgtgcgaaaagtgaaatatcctattgctcagtatgcatccactcaccgactgtcaaaggaatgccgaagctttgtcagtaatatgactgtcatagatattcctactaaagtgcaagaggcgttgttggatccaaaatgggcaactgcaatgactgaggagatgacagcacttgagaaaaatcaaacttgggaattggtggagttgccgaaaggaaaaaaagctgttggttgtaggtgggtgtacaccgtcaagtgcaagcctgatggttcggttgataggtataaagctagacttgtggctaaaggattcacccagacgtatggggttgattatcaggaaacgtttgctcctgttgcaaaaattaatacggttcgagtcctaatatccctagctgccaattttgattggcctctacaacaatatgatgtaaaaaatgcttttttacatggtgagctacaagaagaagtttatatgtctctgcccccaggatatgaagctccaggtgatcaaagtgtcgtgtgtaaactgaagaaagccttatacgggttgaaacaatctcctcgagcttggtttggtcgattccgacttgctatgagaagattcggctataagcaaagtaatgcagatcacactttatttttgaaaagagttggtcataaattaacggctctcattatttatgttgacgacatggtagtgacaggcaatgattctgaagaaatgcgtaaactgagagactatttgtcaactgaatttgatatgaaggatttgggaggattaaaatattttttgggcattgaagttgttcgttctgagcaaggaatatttttatcccaacgaaagtatgtgcttgacttattaacagaaactggtatgcttggatgtcagccaattggatctcctatggaacaaaatcatggattggaagagtcttcgaatcaaacttcaatagacaaattacgatatcaaaggttagttgggcgtttaatctatttgtctcatacgaggccagatattgcatatgcggtcagtgttgtgagtagatttatgcacaatcctggtaaacaacatatggatgcagttattagaattctgagatatttaaaatctgcaccgggaaaaggcttacttttttctaagaatgggcatgcagacgtatggggctataccgactcagattgggcaggtaaaggagaccgaagaagatcaaccactgggtatttaacttttgttggaggaaatctggttacttggagaagtaaaaagcaaaaagttgtctcattgtctagtgcagaagccgaatacagagcaatggtgaaaggtatttgtgagttgttatggctcaaacggcttatgggggagctgagtttgtccattaaaagaccaatgaaattgtattgtgataatcagtcagcaattaaaattgctgagaacccagtgcaacatgatcggactaaacatgtggaaattgataggaatttcgtgtatgaaaagctagaagaaaaaataattgaagttccgtatatgaagaccgaagatcagttggctgatgtgttaaccaagggagtgtcaaattcagtgtttgctgattcacttgtcaagctgggcatgtacgatgtctatgcaccaccttgagggggagtgttgaatagagtcaaagatttacccaagatttactttattgattgaagactttattgacaaactcaatattgattgaagactttccttaattgaagattcggcaatcaatattgatttgtctaagttcataattgatgcctcaattgttgactaattgatacctcaattgttgactttgatagtgactttgatagagattgtaattacgtagatcattgattgtaaaccaatgtaatagctatatataggtgtttcccacttcaataaaagtaatttgattgcaaaattaagtcatTCATTACCACAAATGCTATGCCCAATCCAATTGAAAAACTTTAGAATAGTGTGTTTGGCACAGCTAGGGGGTAGGGGTTTACTGATAACGCGCAATAGAAACGGATCTATGGTACGAATTGTGTCGATTCCTAATAGGAACAAGAAACACATAGAATACTCTGAAAACATTATTCTATGTAAAcatagatttattttatttgaaaaatactTAGCGTGATTACTCGTAGTTCTATTTAAACAAGGTCAAATGTCACAGATACCTTCTATGGTTGGGATCATTTTTATATGCACCCCTCGTTTTGAATTTGCAAGAATTAGATCCCTTGTGCGTTGTTTTCGTGTCATGTCTGATCCTTCCGTCCTTTGATCATCATTGACTAACGGAAAAACATAAAACGCACTGTTTTAACTCaataaaattgattaaaaatcccaaaaaaactcgaataggggaaaaaaatgaCATCACATCTAATATGGGATGTCTTCATCATCGTCCTGTCCACCATGGCACAATTGGCGTCGACAACGTAGTTCGACCACAGCTTCATTCTGCTTTGGCTCATCTTAATCTCATTATCAACTTCATCTGAATCCAAGTGAACCGGACATTACTTTCCAATCAGAGAGCAACCATGAACCATTAGATTGGTATAAACAACTCGTTCTTCCCTTCCTCCGCACATGACAGACCCCGTCGGATGGACCACATGGACCTGTAAACTCGACGCCACCCAATTGAGAAAGATAatgttttatttggttttttttttttttaattttattaagttaaaacttaaaactacGTCGTTTTGTGTTCCACGTTAGTCAAATGACGATCAATGGACGGAGGGACCAAGCATGATACGAAAACGAAGCACAAGGGATTCAATTCTTGtgaattcaaaatgaaggggTGCATGTAGAAATGATCCCTATCACAGGAGGTGTCTGTGACATTTGCCCTTTaaacaaaaacaaggaaacccTAAAAATCGATAAATAGGGTATGCCCACAAATCACTGGTACTGATAATTCGAAACAATTCAGAATCAATGAAACACGATTCAGATGTCTAATTAAAAAGATATAACACAAACAAGATATTCCTAAAACGGCAAAAACATTAATTTGGAGACCTAAATGATAGAATTTAGATGTCTAATTAAAAAGATATAACACAAACAAGATATTCCTAAAATGGCAAAAACATTAATTTGGAGACCTAAATGATAGAATTTAGCCAAAAAAAATGATGGGATTAGTGGTATAATGACTAGTCCGGTGCAAATCAACATTTTGAGTTAGCTcgtcaagttttatgcaattccaaaatTTAAACTTTTTATTATACTAGACAATTTTGGACTTCGGGTAAtccaaaatgttaaaaaaaaacacttttatGCAACACGTTAAACAGTAAATGACGGCTCATCATAGTACACATCACACTCATAGTCATAGATGTTCCAATTCTACAAAGAGTAGTGGTAATTTCATCCCCTCATTTTAGTAATCCCACCCCCTAAtcattggttttatttttttatattattttatatttgatttgatatttaattctttTGATTTACGTGCGATTTGACATTATATTCACATTCTCATAATTGGTTTTCCCAACCCCTTATAATTAGTTTTTTCACCcccaacaattaaataaagtaaCTTATTATATCACATCAAATTAGATAGGCGAGTACATTTAATGTCTGCTGCAAGTTGTTCACTGTACGAAGTGACCCATTCGTTTGCAGAATCATACCTATATCTAAACCACTGAATCATAATAGGATGCATCGGCTAATCATCTGTCAATGCCAACTGAACGAAGTGATTACCATTACACAAATCTCATTGCGATAGTTATACATTCATGCTGAGGTGGAGGTATAGAATGCAGGGGCAAACAAGTCAAGCATTGTTCACAATTAAGAAGGTGTAGCGTCACATTATACTTagaagcaatcaagtgacccatATCTGGCATCGACATCCAGTTCTCAAGCGGTGCTGGTATATCAGTTTCAAAAAATATCAGTGAGCTATGGATAGAAAATGCACGCTCATAACTACTAAATAGGTCAACATACTCACCCCAAATTCTAAGATGATCCATATTGAATATTGTAAGCACACTATTGTCTCCTCTCCTCCTAACCGACGTTGATTCTTCGGTGTTAGGGTAGCTTCACCCACCGCTGCAACCAAAGTGAAGAGGTTGTCTTTTAAAATCAACAAACAAAGTCAAAGTGAATATGAAGAGAGAATTGAAATTTGCTAGTCAAGGTGAATATGAAGAGAGAATTGAAATTTGCTATCTCTTGATATTATACTACATGTGACACGTTAGTCCATATGCCATTAAATCAATACACATCAAACATGTTTAAACTGCAACTGCACCTTGCTTGAtatgcaaatgtatgtatatcataTCTATGTGGGGCTTAACAAGTGGAGAGATGCCGATATGGTCATCTTGTTTATGATGATTAAAATCAATACACATCAAACATGTTTAAACTGCAATTGCACCTTGCTTGAtatgcaaatgtatgtatatcataTCTATGTGGGGCTTAATAAGTGGAGAGATGCCGATATGGTCATCTTGCTTGTTGCTAGTGCATGTCTTAAAAACCAGGCGAACTACCAGTGCTTGTGCAGATATAGCTTTTGGCTATAATGAAACTGACAAattttacacaaaaatgtggacTGACCTTGCATGTTGAGATATAGGTATGATTCTACAAACGAATGGGTAACTCCTTACAGTGAATAATTTACAGAATACATTAAATGTACCCGCTAATCTGCTTTAATGTGATATAATAAGTTACTTTATTAATTGTTGGAGGTGAGAAAACTAATTATAGAGGGTGGAAAAACCAATTTTGAGAATGTGAATCTAATATCAAGTCGCGTGCAAATTAaaagaattaaatatcaaatcaaacataaaaaaatacaaaccaatGATTGGTAGGTGAAATTACTAAAATAGGGGATGAAGAAACCACTTCTCTTCTACAAATAGTCTGTTTGGCACAGTGGTAGGCAAGATCAAGATCTGCCAAATTCATCAAACTAAAGTAGGCTGACTCTGTTAATCTCGACTCAACCTACCAAATGCACACATACTGCATTTATATGTGCACAGGCAGTTACCAATTCTCAAACAGAGAGCACAAATGGCTTCCTACTCCTACTTAACCCTTCTCTTCATTTCTTACATCTTCTTTTCTCCTTCACTTGCACAGACCAAACTACCGCTAAAAGCTGTGAATTTAGGGAACTGGCTTGTGACTGAGGGTTGGATGAAACCTTCTCGCTTTAATGATATACCACAAAATAATCTTTTGGTACTTTTGAACAACCTTAATACCAGCTGACAAGATTGTATTTTTCTAGaaatttttgatgatttgattgaacttttgttgtttttgtctaATGTAGGATGGAACCCAAGTGCAGTTCAAGTCCACAAAGCTTCAGAAGTACATTTGCGCAGAAAATGGGGGAGGTACCATTGTTGTTGCCAATCGCTCCTCTGCCTCTGACTGGGAAACTTTCAGGGTTAGTTCTAAAATCTTTTTAGTGCTTCAATTAGTGAATTTGTTAGACTTATAATCTCACTCACATCGGTGGGAGAAAAGCATAAGTTTCTCTCAATCAACAAAAGTATTTTCTAAGCTCAAGTAGTGTGAGACGGGCAAATAAACAAAGTCGTGTGCGCCAGTTAACATAATGAATCaataaacacaaaacataaaataattgtttttttgaGAGGGCTGAGTTTTTTGATATGGGACTGGTCTCTATTGTCCACCTGTTGGGTCCACCCATCCGAGTCTCTACCtatccacttgttgggtttgaCATAACCCATTTCACAAGTGTTACGGACAAGTGTTAGACTTGTAATCCTACATCttgacaattttaaaaaaactcaagcTTGTCTCAAACTAAGTGGGATGGGATTTCTGATAATTTCTTATAGTACTTGTTTgttcttgataaaaaaaaaaaaactaataaagagTTGTTTATTTTGGTCTGCAGTTGTGGAGGATCAACGAAACACATTTCAATTTCAGAGTGTCTTCCAAGCAATTTGTTGGATTGAAAGATTATACAAACAGAATTGTAGCAGGTTCAGATACTGCTGGCTTCCCTCAAACTTTTCAGATTGTTTTTTCAACAGAGAGgaatgaaaacaacaaaaattctaAAGTTAAAATCAAAGCATCTAATGGGCAATTCATCCAGGTAACTGCTTAATTCCTTGATTGCCATTTTCATCTTGTTCATAGCTTCATATGATAATCAGATTGCTCCAAAATGACATTATTAGGTACAATCAGATACATTGCTTACTGCCGACTATAGTGGCTCTGGATGGGAAGATAGTAATCCCTCTGTCTTTATCATGACAATTGTCAGAACCTTGCAAGGAGAGTACCAAATCACAAATGGTTACGGCCCGGACAAAGCCCCTCAAGTCATGCGGGTGAGGGTACTAGCTACTTCATTTGTCTTCCAAGTGTTTGTTTTAATGTCTAAATGGGTTTTGTTTTGAAGGACCATTGGAACACATACATCACAGAGCAGGATTTCCAGTTCATGTCATCAAATGGTCTGAATGCAGTGAGGATTCCAGTTGGGTGGTGGATAGCCAAAGATCCAAACCCACCAAAGCCTTTTGTTGGCGGCTCCCTGCAAGCCTTGGACAATGCCTTCAAATGGGCAGGGTGAGAATTATCTAGGACTCGAATTTCTTGGACTACAATCAACTCCAACCGTAAACGAGGCTAGTTACCATGTTTAATTAAAATCTTTTGTAGGAAATATGGAATGAAGATAATTGTGGATCTGCATGCAGTACAAGGTTCACAAAATGGAAATGATCACAGTAGTACCAGAGATGGATTCCAAGAATGGGGAGATCCCAACATAAAAGAGACCGTGGATGTTATCGACTTTCTTGCCAAAAGGTCTATGATCTTGCATTTTCTGAGCTAATGCAATGAACTGAATTCATCATTCTGTAATTTTGGTTTATGCAGATATGCAAATGATCCAAGTCTTATAGCAATCGAGTTGATGAACGAGCCTCTTGCACCCGGTGTGACCCTGGAAAACCTGAAGAAATTTTACGGAGCAGGTTATGATGCTGTTAGGAAGTACACATCAAGTGCTTATGTGATACTATCAAACCGTTTAGGACCAGCAGATCCAAGGGAGCTCATCTCATTTGCCTCCGGTCTCAGCAATGTCGTTATCGATGTGCATTACTATAATCTCTTCTCAGATGAGTTTAGTGCCAAGAATGTACAACAGAACATCGATTACATCTACAATACGCGATCTTCGGATCTTGCAAAGGTGACCACAAGTAATGGCCCTCTCAGTTTTGTTGGTAAGTCTCATACATATTTCATTTGCTTAATGTTGTGAGACCTTATAAGGAATAATTtgatttgggaaaaaaaatgcagGAGAATGGACTGGAGAATTTGCAAATAATGGGGCTTCCAAGCAAGATTACCAGAGATTTGCCAAAGCTCAACTGGATGTCTATGGCCGCGCCACTTTTGGGTGGGCATATTGGGCTTCTAAATGTGAACAAAACCATTGGAGCCTCAAGTGGATGATTGAGAATAACTATATAAAGCTCTAGAGTTCATATTAAAGCCAAGAATCATATATGCCTTTCAAGTTTACTCTCTCTTGCCTTggccataaataaataaagcaagTCCTGAGGACTCTTGCTGTGTAGGCAGGGCCAAAACAGAAGTATATTTCTTAATATATGATAAATACAGAAACATACTATATATGGATTACATTTAACAATTTTCTTGTACTAACTACATCACATCATCTAATATCACCCATGTAATGAATCACTTTCATCTACAGAACTTACTGGTCCTGAAACACAAACAACATTCTACAAACTGATCacatttttcacattttgctCTGTCGGTCTAGATATCATGAGTTGTTTGTAGATTGTTGTATTCGGCTTGAAAATTTGACACGAGTGTTTCCTTGTTTTGATGTCGAATGTGTTTGtgtcaggtgagaaacttctgtgcgGACGGGCCTAACAACCCTAGTTTAGGCCTATATTGGATGTCAAAGTACAAGCTTATATGATATTGTTTTCtctgttaaaaaaaacacaataactTGGGCTAAACTGGCTTCATGGGAACCTAGCTCTTCCTTGGGCCTAAGATTTTGTTTGGCCTCTCTCTATGGGCCCAATGCTGCTGTGTTTCCCACTGTCAATTCTGGTTTAGAGTAGTAGCAAGCTAGGAATGCATGAGTCATTTGTGTTTGCCACCATTgacaaaattaaattttttcatttttggagGGGCTTTCTTTTTTTGCCACATGGAATTATGTGAGTGAATGAGGAACAGGAAGGTAATGTGAGTGATGAGTGCACATAACCTTTTAGTTCTGCTCTCATAAACCTGGTAGTGGGAGTGACTGACTCTGGTCTTTTTATGCAGCAGCCATTATAGCTACTTTGTCCATCTTTGCTTTGATGTTGGTAGGAAACATCAATTATTTACAGCtctgtttattttaaaaaattcttaAAACGCTACTCCAGACTTCGCATGACTTGCCtctaaagataaaaaaaaaaaaacctgcatCTAACCACTCCTCAGGTGTTGGCTAATgttgctctctttttttcataACCTGATTTAtttagtccttttttttttaaaatataattaacatgTCAATGAAAATAGATAAGTTAAtgattaaataattattaaaaaataatagtaatgtagatttttttttatggcctataaaaaaaaaggatgacaTTGGAGAAGAGAGGGTGCCAACTGGAAGC
The window above is part of the Tripterygium wilfordii isolate XIE 37 chromosome 3, ASM1340144v1, whole genome shotgun sequence genome. Proteins encoded here:
- the LOC119988432 gene encoding probable glucan 1,3-beta-glucosidase A; this encodes MASYSYLTLLFISYIFFSPSLAQTKLPLKAVNLGNWLVTEGWMKPSRFNDIPQNNLLDGTQVQFKSTKLQKYICAENGGGTIVVANRSSASDWETFRLWRINETHFNFRVSSKQFVGLKDYTNRIVAGSDTAGFPQTFQIVFSTERNENNKNSKVKIKASNGQFIQVQSDTLLTADYSGSGWEDSNPSVFIMTIVRTLQGEYQITNGYGPDKAPQVMRDHWNTYITEQDFQFMSSNGLNAVRIPVGWWIAKDPNPPKPFVGGSLQALDNAFKWAGKYGMKIIVDLHAVQGSQNGNDHSSTRDGFQEWGDPNIKETVDVIDFLAKRYANDPSLIAIELMNEPLAPGVTLENLKKFYGAGYDAVRKYTSSAYVILSNRLGPADPRELISFASGLSNVVIDVHYYNLFSDEFSAKNVQQNIDYIYNTRSSDLAKVTTSNGPLSFVGEWTGEFANNGASKQDYQRFAKAQLDVYGRATFGWAYWASKCEQNHWSLKWMIENNYIKL